ATGACTTCGCATACTCCTTGCTATTCTTCCGAGAGTTTTTTCCGAGTTCCGGACGGAGCACAGATAattcgtgtgtgtttgggaAAGTAAATGACTAACATTTATTTCTATACTGACAGTCAGTTAAAAATTGATTCGATTAATCGCTGGAACGTGCTAAGCCAGTCTATtcattgttttccaccatccAACTCCGTTTCCGTTAAGTAATTCAAAAACATGTGAGGTAAAACACATTGTGCTAAATGTATCGTGTACGCACATAATACCCCTGCGTGTATGCAATATAAAACACTAACGGTTGGCTGCGTTCGTACACCCGTCGAGCGTAGCGAACGCAGCCTAGCACTTTGAAACCATCAACGATTTGTGGAGCCGCTTCCAAAACAAGGCCTGCTCGGTGGCCGAACCCGTTGGCCATTTGATGTAGGTCTTCGTTTTCAGCAGATAGCTGAGCGTTTTCGGACACTTGCGCCGCGGAATATCCTGCAGCAACACCAGTATTAGCTCGTCACGCCGCGTTTCCAGTAAACTGCAAGCAAACGGGCGAAGGAAATGCGATTAGCCCTCCAGCAAGCCACCAACTTTCGGTCCCGTACTAACCGATGCTGTGCCAGGTGCATCTCAAACTGGCACCAGTGGCTTAGCAGAAAGCTTTCCGACACGATCAGCATCAGGCAGCGTGAACGATCCATGCATGATATTATGTTCTCCAGAATTCCGTAGCCCACCTACAAACACACTCAGCAGTTTAATCAGGAATCAGGCCTATGCGGTCAGGAATAGGTGCGATCTGCGTACCTCAAAGTCCCGCTCGTGCAGACACAGGTTGATCTGGCTCACGCCCTCCATGTTGGGCAGAAGATAATCGAGCACCCACTTGCGATCCGCATTGCTGTAGCTCACGAACACGTCGTAATGAAACTCGCCATCGTTCAGCAGTCCCTTTTTGTCCAGGTACAGTTGCTCATCGTTGAAGAAGCTCAGTATGGCGGAGTTTTTGAGGATCGTAAAAAAGTACTTGATGTGAAACCAGTAGTAGAACAGTGCAACTGCCAGTGCAACGACCAGACTGACCGCTACGGCGATGAAGACGTACACTAGCGCACCGTTTTCGGTTGCATCAGCCGTCAGCTCCGTGCCCGTCTCGCTCagctcaccgtcaccgtcggatAGTACACAGTCGGGCAGCTCCAACGGGTCCAgcttctggttgctggtgAAGTTCATGCAAAAGTACTCCGTCTCGTCGTAGTCGAACAGTTTAACGTGCTGCAGCGAAGCCAGAGGCCCCGAGGCGTGCTGGTCCGCGTACAGCGGCTCAGCCGAGATCGCATAGACGCCGGGCGTTTCACTGCTGTTGTGCAGGGTGTGGCGCAAAAACTTGAGGTAGTTGCAAGAACACTGGATCGTGTTCCCGCCCAGGCCCATGTCCTGGAGGAGCGAGAAGTCGTGCAGCATATCGGTGGTCAAGATCACGATACTGTTGTTACGCAGATTCACACTCCGCAGGGCACCGGTGTGCGTGAGAATTTGCTGGTTCCACGCCGATATGTAGTTGTAGCTCAGGTCGAGCTCTTCCAGGTGGGTGAGACCAACGAAGTCCTCACGGTGCAGCGAACGGATAATGTTGCCGCGCAGGTTCAGCACCCGTAGCCTCTGCAGCGGTGCCAGCCAGCTCAGCTGCTGCACCATCGAGTCCTTAAAGTACAGCACCTCCAGCGTGTTCCGCAGAAGGCCGAAGCTACGCGCATGAAGGGTCTGTGCCACACCGACATTGTACGAAATGTCGAGCATTTCGATCGAGCGCGAGAGAAACAGATAGTCCACGATGGCCGGCAGACCGATGTTGCAGTAGCTGACGTACCGGACACTGTTCTTGATGGACCGGAGCGCAATGAACGCCTGAAACTCTAGCCGTGTGTTGGACAGATCAAGAAACGTTAGGTTGGCGAGCGGCGAAAACACGCTGTGGTGCAAATCCAGCCCCGCAATCATCTTCATGAACGGATTTTCTATGCGCTCCTCTCCGTAACGCTTCGTGTCCATGTTCGAAAGGTCCAAATGGGTGAGGCTTCTGAGGGGAAGAAACACTTCGACCGGCAGCGTCGTGATGCGATTGCGCGCCAGGAACAGGAACTGTAGATTCGGGGTGCCTTCAAAAAAATCCAGCGGAAGTATTCGCAGACTGCAGTTCTGGAGATCGAGCACCCTAAGCATCGGCAAGGATGCAAGTTTGGAGTAAACAActgaaacaaacggaaaatggtAAGTGAAGAAGTCCGACAGTCAGGGGACAGTTCGATAGTTACTCGAATCCGCGGTCAGTTCTGTGAAAGAGTTTCCACGCATTGACAAGAGCCGGGCGTTGGGAAATCGAGCCAACGATGGCGTCGGTATATGCTGCAGTGCATTGTTAGCTAACGTTAAGTGTTGAACGACctgtgaaagtgaaactcaAGGTTAGCGGTGTTACCTCTCGATACCCGTGTTGTCTAGACCAGATTTTTCGTGAAATCGCCAACGTTTTTCGATGTCTGCCGTAAACAGTTGCATTGCAACTAAGCACACTTCATCGCCACTTCACTTCGGTTTTATTGTCCATCTTCGAGCCCGGGTTAAGAAACGACTTCCGCTAATCACGTGGATAACAGATCaggcttcaatttcgccaccAGCGTATGATATTGCACTTTAAGGCTCGAAGACCATTCGCCTTACGCGTGGATATTAAGCGGTTGTGACACGATCCGCTGCTCGATAAGCAACACCGAAACGGCTTCAACTCCCTTGCGAATAGGCGCACCACAGACAAGCTGTTGCCCGACTACGACTACGGTATCTGTTTAAGCTCAGCCCACGGGTGATAACACTAAGTCGCCAAGATTTGCAGTCTGCGTAGGCAGAGGATTACGTGGATCGCTATCggcatttcaatttaaattcgtGGCATTTCGCGCATTAATCGtgaccgggcccgggacaccCGGGGTGGGGCGCTAATCTTCTGAGGGTAGCGGAGCGCACGGGGAAACATCATCCCACAATCATCCCGGAAGCGTTCCGGCTGGTGGGCCCGGCTTTTCACGAATTAGGTTGTTCGGTCAATCTATTTCCATTCACTTCCTTTGCCCTGCCCGACTGATAAGGCTCGAGTGGCTCGAGTTGAAGAACGTTGGAATTTGAATCACCACTCACTCGCTGTCCGAGAGATTTCTGGAActgctccgccgccgccgccgctgagcAATCGTTCGGactggtttgtttttctttttcatcacTTGTTTGGCAcaatttttcggccaccgtctTCTAAATTTTCTCTCCACCCGACGGGACGACATTCGATACCAGCGCGCACTATGCCCGTTTCCAAGGTTACCATCGTCGCGATAACCATCGAAGACAGGAAACAACACTTTTCGCGAGTGCgaacaaccaaccaaaaaaaacacatcgttcaaaatcTTATCGTTCACGATAACTGCGGTCGCAGCCGTAGAGCGAAAGCCGCGAAGTGAGCCatgaatcaaaacacaaaccaatcGGAGCGCACTTGTTCCATCGCCCCAACGAACGATACTAACTTCAAACGCTATGTACTCGGCGAGACCGTGCACCAACACGTGCAGACCGGCGTCGGTGAGGTGCAGATGGGACAGATCGAGGGCGTGCTGTCCGGGGCCCACGGTCAACCGGCCATCCTCCGCCAGCCAGGGTAGATAGTTGTTGGCGGTGCCGAGTAAACactcggccggcggccgctTCGGTGCCGTTCCCACGTGGAACGTGCTCTCCGACGGGATGTTGTATGGGCCACCGGGCCGTCGCGGGAGGAAGTTGGGCCATCCATTACCCTGGCACTGGTAAGGACCACCACAGCCTAGTACATCACACTCGCTGGCGTCGGGCAGGACCTGGGCACGGGCGGTGCAGCCAGACGGAACTCCGAGAAGAAACAGCAGCACTGCCacgacgaaccgaaccgattccgGCCAAGAACCTTCCATTCGGTATGCTCCGGACGCTCGGCAACCGTACGGACTAGCCGCTGGCCAGCCACTGCCGATCACTATCGGGACGTGGTCCGTGCCAGCGCCCGAGAACTCCATTATCTGATAGCGAGTGAGCCGATCGGAACCGGCCGTTCCTGATAAAGGTGTCACCCCCGTAATTGCGACAGAAGTAGCCGCGATTTCGAATCGCGGTCGCTCGACGTGCATCTCGCGACCCGGGCAGTCGATCAATCGGTGACACTTCGATGCATTCGTCCGGGTGGAAGGATGCGCTATCGCCTGTCGATTGTCGCCCGGTATCTTCGCGCCACTGACAAAAAAGGGCCCCAATCTGACGGCAATTTATTGGGCACCCAGGGGTACGGTAGGCACCCAGAAGTTTGCCGCCGATTTGCACCGTGATTTATCTTTATGGTCGTCGGCCGATTGGCGGTCGGTTGAATCGAATTTAGCGGCGCGCGCTTCGTCGCTTTCCAATTGTCATGGCCGAACGGAGTGATAATGTTGGTAGTTGGTTGGGCAAACTTCGGTGGTGCTTCGGTGGGGGGAAAGCTTGAGGCAGGTTACCTATGAAGTCAATTTTATTCGTCACATTACTATGTTCAACATTATTATATCTTTTTAACACCATCTACCACATCCGCGTCCGATCGACTGCTTTGAAGATCAAGCCCGAActtttaacattttcttttccagaaCAACGTCAGTGGAAATAAATGAAAGCGGGCAgttttataataatttttatttacctGATCTCTTATGCTACTGTTTATCACTATTGCTCACCATACGCGAGCACCCATGTACAGTttcggtgttttattttgcttacAACGTTCGCTTCCTGCTTCGACACTGCGCGGCTCGTAATGACCCCCCGTTTCAAGGCTTCCGCCTCGAGGGCGTACAGAACCCTGGTGCTCCCACTCTGTGGCGCTTCTCTTCTTTAGTGGTTCCTCGCCGTCCTCACGGACAAGGATGTTTACttttcacggccacggcagcggCCTGAGCCGCGCTCTCGGTGCAGGCTGCCTGCAGCGCGATCGCATTCGGTGACGCAAGAACCGGTTAATCCGAAACCGCCTGGTCTGACGAGAAACGTGATATCACGGCCAGCGGGCACGCACTCCGATCGTGCGTTAGTGCGTACTTCACTGCCAGTTTTTCGTGCCGACTGGCGATCGCTCCAAGCGCGCCGAAGAATTCATATTTCGTAACAGTGGCCATGTTTATGTTGCATGTCGTTTGCTTTCAAGTAGtcttcttttattgtttcatcgTGTCGCAGTTTTAAGCTTTTGGATTCGATTGACAGCTTGTGCGGACGGAGGTCGCTCCGTTGTGGTTTGAAAGCAGTTTGACCATTTGGAAGAGAGGAAAACGAAGGCCAATCAATCCATCTTGTAACCTATTAGCTATACCCACATTTTTTGCCCGTGGGCTCAGCTCAGATGCATTGGGGTCACCAGTTTGACTTAGTTTGATACCTATTTCTCGGTACAGTTTCTCTTCACAAtcctccctttctctctctctctctctctctgcgtcaCTCTAGCTGGtcggaaataaaacaatcaaataataTATCGCCTATAaagcccccccaaaaaaaaaacaatactaaGAAGCGTGAGCTGAGTGTGATCACAGTAGAAATTGGAACTGCCGGCaaacggtggcagcggtgcGGTGCAACGCATAAAAGTGTCACTTTCGAATCTGACCACGTGCCCACCCCTCGTCCGCACTACCTCGGCGGTGGATCGGCGAAAAATTCGACAACGAAGCTACACGATCATACGCCCGCTCGTCGGTTCACCGTCGCGCAAGTCACGCGCCCGGCGGTGCCGCATTGGACAGTGCGGCCAGCTGAGCTTTATAACGCGAATTGCATCATTGCACGCACGAAACACGCCGCCCCCTCCGTGGAGCGATATTTGGGAAGGGACgcaatcgatcatcatcgtcatcatcatcggcgtcgGTTaaagaaggaaaggaaaaaaaatggcaaaataaaactattcaCCGTGGCGCGTTATGCGGCCGCGGTTTCTACGATTGACGAAATCGGTGGCTCTCGAAAGTGTAGGAGAAGAGCAGAGGAGCGGCATTCCAACGCTCAGCTGGCCATCCCGGAGAGGGCGGCCTTGACGATGATCATGCAGATGCGCTTCAGGCGTTGCGCTTCGTCCCGCTGTTCGAGCCGATCGCGTAGCGGCAGCGTCAGGAACCTAACAATCTGCACCAGATAGATGAAGAACACGAGCGTCACGAACTGTGAAAGGGAAAACACACCCAGACACATCAGTCATCCGGAGGCCCGCACACACCGCACTCGTGACACTCACAAAACTTCTTCACCAGCAGATCGTATGCGACGGCGGAATCCGTGGTCGCGCCACCCGAAAGGTCACCGGTTGGCGCCGACCCACTCGGCAGCCCGTCGGACCCAACGTCGAGCGTAACGTTGACGATCTCTGCGATCATGATCTGCGCAAGAAAACGGGCAAACAGAAACGAGCTAGAATGCGGATCTCGAAACCGTGGGGCCTCACACTCACTGAGCACAGGGCGCGGGTTGggcacatcatcatcgcaaGTGGGCGACGCATGCACCAgcaacgcacgcacgcacgcaacagAACACACAGCGATCCTCGCGACCACACGGAACACACGCGCTCAACGACCGAACAACGCACACTGCCGAGGATGGCGCCACGAAAAATACGCGACACCCGCCATGCGGCAACGTTCGCTCTCCTCGCccgagctctctctctctctctcacgttCGATTCGACCTTCGACGAAGGCACCGACCACCCGTCCATTCTCTTCAGCGCGCGCGAGGTGGGGATGAAAAGCTGGAAAATTCGCCACCAAACGGGCAGACGGCGGGCAGATGACGATCCAGCGCTGAGAGATGATCGCGCCTTCGCGATACGTTGATCTCACGCCGAACTGCACCCCGATCTACTAATGGGCCGAGTAGTGAGCTTGGGCATGGCACATACCAAGGTACGTGACCGTTGCGACAGAACACCAAGAcggcccgtcgtcgtcgctccaACATTCTGCCCAACTGCGCTGCTCGCTCGATCGTATCTATTTCAGGTTTTGGGACGGAGGCTTTAGGATAGGGTTTTTTGCTACCCCTGAGGACCGCGGTTGGTGTTAAAATGCCGCGAATTGGAACGTGTTGCCATTTGGACGGGGATTTTATGATCGCGCacgggtgtgtgtgggtgctgCAGGTCGGGATCGAGTTTTCGACGTTTGGGCTGCCGATATGTTGGCCATATCAATGCGCCTGGGGTCGATCTTCTTCAGCTATGCATGTGTTTTTTGCCCCGTGTTGGTTAACAATGTTGTTTAACATAAATTGAACAACGCTGTCTCCGTCTTTCACGATTAACTGATTGCTCGTTAGGCTGTAGGACCCAATCGATTGCGTGTGGAGTGATTTTCCAAATGCTCGCCTTTTAGCTGGCCCCGCTAATTAATTAGTCGAGCCGTGGCAAAAGATTTATTCACCActcccaaaaataaaaatggcctTATTATGTCACCGTGTGTTTCTGTTACACCGATCTGTTACTGTGGCGTCGTGCGCCAGCAAAACCGACCCGATTGCACAACCGGAACGATTTGCAACGCCATCCGAACCGGACCCATCCGAGCCGGACCGTGGCCCTCAAATTAGGTGTGAATTGAATGCGCCAATAATGTACCGCACCCGGGAGCGGCGCTACCGAGATGGTGAACATGATTGGCGCCCCGGTTTCGATTGTGCGGGCTGCCGTGGCCCTTTTATGCTTGATAACCTTTCGGTGAGTAACGCATTCAACAACGGCTGCATATGTGTGGCTGCAACTGTGGTTCACATTTTTCGTCCCCAGCAATTAGTCAAAGGCTGTGGTCAAAGGAAACATTTACCGGTGCACGGGCCGAGCTTTCCAAAGTATTAGGTTGGCGAAAAAGGAATGCGAATGTTTTTGCatgaaatttgtgaaaaacttTAGAAATCGATTATCACAGTCTTCTCTTGATCCCAGTTTCTTATCTctcaggaagttttgcaatgcaagaaaaactttccaatCGCTCGGAGCGCGGTCCGGACTATGTGGCGGATGTATTGAAACCTCCCAACCAAACCGCCGGGGTTTTCGGTGAATCACTTCAGACATGACCTTGCGTTGTTCTCGGCGTCCAGTTGGTGACAGTAGTGATCCGGAGTTTAGTGTTTCGCCATACGGAATCAGCTCATGATAAAAGATTCCTTTCAAGCCCCACCAAATACAGAGTAGAACCTTCGTAGCCGTGAGTCCTagtttgaccaccggttgaGCTACTTCAGCACGCTTACaccacgatcgttttcacACTGTATTATCGTATGTATCCCCCCCGTTTGTTATCCCCAGTACCCATTCGTAGTCCTGGTTTGGACCTCGACTGTATCAACATTTTCGAAGACGAGactgcctgtgcgaggtgcatctttaacataaaaatagCCTGAACGGgatcaacgaaaccaaaattgctcGAAATAAACTCTGTGAAGCTTTgtgcttggacgtgttttgggtCAGCGATTTGAGTTTCtgaaaaagtcacaggggaCCAGATCTAGGGGAATAGTGtattgttttggccaaaaacgcagaaaaaaaacaatgagcAGGGGCGCAAAAGCCAATTTTTTCCACAAATCCGGCTGTTTgtgataaagattctttgctACCAACTTTTTGTaagagacaaaaatcgacgatgagccaaatcttgtctaAGCAaaatagctgtcaaaaatggactgattactcaaaatggcaaaatggcCGTTTTACCACAAGtcacaaacaaaaattgaaaatcgagtATACATAGTATACACCAATTACAATTTCAACGGTCTGGCGGCCAAATCACCATCTAcggagcacacaaaaaaaaaccggaattCTTTTTCGCCAACCTAATCTTTACTCTCATCTACCAACGGCCACAGCTCACGGAACGTTGCGGAACGGCGTCCGCAGCGAGTTGGCAAATGCCATGTCAACGGCGACAATTTCCATGCTCCGGGCCGCTCCCTCTGACTAACGAATAGTCGAAGGTTAAGGGCTCGGAACGATCACGGTGACGATCACGATCCAAGGCAAACAAGAACACCAAGGACACGGTGCGGCCCGAAATCCCAAAAAAACAGGATCAACTTCTCCGTTTAACGGCAATTCGACACCTCGCGGATCCCGAAATGTGGGGGCAGGAAAACTCTCTCAATCAACTTCTGGCCAGAAGCGAACGtcggccatcggcagcagTTTCTAGCTCATGCATATTCGGATGGCCTCGAAACGAGTTTTATATTTCGGCTCAAGCCACTTCGGAGTGGGGCTTTTTTTCCATCTGCCATGCCCATCAGACCTTGATGTCATCTAGGCTCTGGGCTTGGATCTGACCGGTCGTCGATCGCGCATTAAGCACCGCAGAGATGCGCGGCACGAAGATGGTGGGTTTCCAAAGTTTCCAATCGGCTGACCTCTCAAGCCCATCGTCACAGAGCTGCGGGCTGGCTGATTCGTGGAAAATTATGGGCTACGGATTTGATAATTAGAGTAAACTGACAGCCACCGAAACGTGCCTTATCGTGCGATCGAATGTGGCCAACGAACGTGGCGACCCTGGGCGGCGCCTGAGATGGGCGCCGCGCAGCTGAGCACATTATGG
The nucleotide sequence above comes from Anopheles bellator chromosome 1, idAnoBellAS_SP24_06.2, whole genome shotgun sequence. Encoded proteins:
- the LOC131215001 gene encoding toll-like receptor 6, with translation MEGSWPESVRFVVAVLLFLLGVPSGCTARAQVLPDASECDVLGCGGPYQCQGNGWPNFLPRRPGGPYNIPSESTFHVGTAPKRPPAECLLGTANNYLPWLAEDGRLTVGPGQHALDLSHLHLTDAGLHVLVHGLAEYIAFEVVQHLTLANNALQHIPTPSLARFPNARLLSMRGNSFTELTADSIVYSKLASLPMLRVLDLQNCSLRILPLDFFEGTPNLQFLFLARNRITTLPVEVFLPLRSLTHLDLSNMDTKRYGEERIENPFMKMIAGLDLHHSVFSPLANLTFLDLSNTRLEFQAFIALRSIKNSVRYVSYCNIGLPAIVDYLFLSRSIEMLDISYNVGVAQTLHARSFGLLRNTLEVLYFKDSMVQQLSWLAPLQRLRVLNLRGNIIRSLHREDFVGLTHLEELDLSYNYISAWNQQILTHTGALRSVNLRNNSIVILTTDMLHDFSLLQDMGLGGNTIQCSCNYLKFLRHTLHNSSETPGVYAISAEPLYADQHASGPLASLQHVKLFDYDETEYFCMNFTSNQKLDPLELPDCVLSDGDGELSETGTELTADATENGALVYVFIAVAVSLVVALAVALFYYWFHIKYFFTILKNSAILSFFNDEQLYLDKKGLLNDGEFHYDVFVSYSNADRKWVLDYLLPNMEGVSQINLCLHERDFEVGYGILENIISCMDRSRCLMLIVSESFLLSHWCQFEMHLAQHRLLETRRDELILVLLQDIPRRKCPKTLSYLLKTKTYIKWPTGSATEQALFWKRLHKSLMVSKC